The Podarcis muralis chromosome 10, rPodMur119.hap1.1, whole genome shotgun sequence genome includes a region encoding these proteins:
- the LOC114605381 gene encoding LOW QUALITY PROTEIN: uncharacterized protein LOC114605381 (The sequence of the model RefSeq protein was modified relative to this genomic sequence to represent the inferred CDS: inserted 2 bases in 1 codon), giving the protein MSTHSSHQRPPAGEKPFKGMECGKRFTDIGKLRTNQRTHMGREGLQCRECGKNFSQHGHLRLHQRTHTREKTFKCLDCGKSFYRSDKLRRHQQTHTGEKPFKCMECGKSFYRSDKLRTHQRNHTGEKPYFCMECGKGFTDNGTLRTHQQTHTGEKPFKCMEYGKSFSQNGNLRRHQRTHTGEKPYKCRECGKCFSQNGNLRRHQRTHTGEKPFKCLDCGESFSQNGELKLHQRIHTGEKPFKCLECGKSFSDNGNLRRHQRTHTGEKPFKCLECGKSFSHIGKLRTHQRTHTGEKPFKCLECGKSFTDNGSLTTHQRTHTGEKPYKCIECGKSFSHNGSLRRHQQTHTGEKPYKCIECGKSFTDNGSLTTHQRTHTGEKPYKCIECGKSFSHNGHLRIHQRTHTGEKSYKCIECEKSFSNNGSLRRHQRTHTGEKPYKCIECGKSFSDNGKVRTHQRTHTGEKPYKCIECEKSFSNNGSLRRHQRTHTGEKPYKCIECEKSFSHNGSLRAHQRTHTGEKPYKCIECGKNFSQNGDLKLHQRIHTGEKPNKCIECGKSFSDNGSLRRHQRTHTGEKPFKCLECGKSFNQNGNLRAHQRAHTGEKPYKCIECEKSFSNHGSLRAHQRTHTGEKPYKCIECGKSFSDNGKVRTHQRTHTGEKPYKCIECEKSFSDNGSLRRHQRTHKGEKPYKCIECEKSFSHNGSLRAHQRTHTGEKPYKCIECGKSFSQNGDLKLHQRIHTGVKPYKCIECGKSFSHNGSLRTHQRTHTGEKPFKCLECGKSFSRSGPLRKHWQTHDGXKLFKCMACGRSCSQSGTLDSCQQTHTKHKPYKYQESR; this is encoded by the exons atgagcacacatagttcacatcaacgacctccagcaggggagaaaccgtttaaaggtatggagtgtgggaaacgTTTCACTGATATTGGAAAACTTAGAACAAATCAGCGGACTCACATGGGCAGGGAGGGACTGCAAtgcagggagtgtgggaagaacTTCAGTCAACATGGACACTTAAGattacatcaacggactcacacaagggaaaaaacttttaaatgtctggattgtggaaagagcttctatcGGAGTGATAAACTTAGgagacatcaacagactcacacaggggagaaaccatttaaatgcatggagtgcggaaagagcttctatCGGAGTGAtaaacttagaacacatcaacggaatcacacaggggagaaaccatatttttgtatggagtgtggaaagggctttACTGATAATGgaacccttagaacacatcaacagactcacacaggggagaaaccatttaaatgcatggagtatggaaagagcttcagtcagaatggaaaccttagaagacaccaacggactcacacaggggagaaaccatataaatgtagggagtgtggaaagtgcttcagtcagaatggaaaccttagaagacaccaacggactcacacaggggagaaaccatttaaatgtttggattgtggagagagcttcagtcagaatggagaacTTAAATTGcaccagcggattcacacaggggagaaaccatttaaatgtttggagtgcggaaagagctttagtgataatggaaaccttagaagacatcaacggactcacacaggagagaaaccatttaaatgcctggagtgcggaaagagcttcagtc ATATtggaaaacttagaacacatcaaaggactcacacaggggagaaaccatttaaatgcctggagtgcggaaagagctttactgATAATGGAAGCCTTacaacacatcaacggactcacacaggggagaaaccatataaatgtatagagtgtggaaagagctttagtcataatggaagccttagaagacatcaacaaactcacacaggggagaaaccatataaatgtatagagtgtgggaagagctttactGATAATGGAAGCCTTacaacacatcaacggactcacacaggggagaaaccatataaatgtatagagtgtggaaagagctttagtcataatggacaccttagaatacatcaacggactcacacgggggagaaatcatataaatgtatagagtgcgaaaagagctttagtaataatggaagccttagaagacatcaacggactcatacaggggagaaaccatataaatgtatagagtgcggaaagagctttagtgataatggaaaagttagaacacatcagcggactcatacaggggagaaaccatataaatgtatagagtgcgaaaagagctttagtaataatggaagccttagaagacatcaacggactcatacaggggagaaaccatataaatgtatagagtgcgaaaAGAGCTTTAGTCATAATGGAAGCCTTAGAGCACATCAACGGacacatacaggggagaaaccatataaatgtatagagtgcggaaagaacttcagtcagaatggagaccttaaattacaccagcggattcacacaggggagaaaccaaataaatgtatagagtgcggaaagagctttagtgataatggaagccttagaagacatcaacggactcatacaggggagaaaccatttaaatgcctggagtgcggaaagagcttcaatcagaatGGAAACCTTAGAGCACATCAACGggctcatacaggggagaaaccatataaatgtatagagtgcgaaaAGAGCTTTAGTAATCATGGAAGCCTTAGAGCACATCAACGGacacatacaggggagaaaccatataaatgtatagagtgcggaaagagctttagtgataatggaaaagttagaacacatcagcggactcacacgggggagaaaccatataaatgtatagagtgcgaaaagagctttagtgataatggaagccttagaagacatcaacggactcacaaaggggagaaaccatataaatgtatagagtgcgaaaAGAGCTTTAGTCATAATGGAAGCCTTAGAGCACATCAACGGacacatacaggggagaaaccatataaatgtatagagtgcggaaagagcttcagtcagaatggagaccttaaattacaccagcggattcacacaggggtgaaaccatataaatgtatagagtgcggaaagagctttagtcataatggaagccttagaacacatcaacggactcacacaggagagaaaccatttaaatgcctggagtgcggaaagagcttcagtcggagtggaccCCTCAGAAAACATTGGCAAACACATGACGG GAAattgtttaaatgtatggcgtgtggTAGGAGCTgcagtcagagtggaacccttgattcatgtcaacaaactcacacaaaacacaaaccttataaatatcaggaaagtagatag